AGTTGATGGCAGCCGCTACCGCCGCCGCCGCTTGGTTGTGATGGCACTGTGCTGACAGGTTCGCTGCGGCaggcggtggtggtggcggtggcaAGCCAACTATATTGGCGGCATATGCTTggcgttgctgctgttgctgctgctgttgttgctgctgatgttCTTGATAGCCTTGACTGTAGGTGGTGTCCAAATTGTGATACGAGACGATTTCATCGTGTGGATACAAATtcgtttgttgctgttgttgtagtgaaTGCTGATGCTGCAGCGATGAATCCTTCTTGAGTATGCCACGGCGCTGATGATTGCGCGGTAGCGTCGCAAACGAGGACACATTAACGGCCGTTGTTGTACCCGAAGGTAACATTGTGGTTGTTGTGGCGTTAGTATTACCGCCAATAGTACCGCTGGTCACACTTACGCCGGTCTGTACAGTGCTGCCATCGGCATTCAGTTGACGCTTCGGTATATTCAAAAGATCGGGATACATGCTTATATCCGCGCCGTCCAGCATATCCTGCGTCACCGAGACGCTGATAAAGATATTACCGTACGCGGGATTGGGCACAATGTTGGAGCAAAACTCCGGTGGTGGCGGAAAGACACCCACATTCAGTGGGAACTCCTCTGGTATGGTACTCGGATGCGTCGAGCCAGCGACAACTGATGCCATTGAGGTTGGTATGCCGACTACGCTGCAGGAACCGTCGGCAACCGCCATCAATTGCTGGCGATTCGGCGCCATTATTGAGTTTGGTGTACCACTGCCGCTGCCACCGCCCGACGCGCCTGCCATATGCGCATGatgttgttgtagctgctgtTGATGCGCCTGCTGATGCGCCTGCTGATGCGTCAGCTGATGATGATTGTGGTTGGCGCGCATATTCTCTGTGGCATGTATTTCGATTGGCTCGAAGCCGATTACCGATTCTGTTTtactcattgttgttgttgtattgttgtcCATGATACAGCTGTCACCGCGATCTGCTGTAGTTGTCGTTATACTCAAATCGAGCAACTTCTTTTCTTGATCATTGAAGCTGACACTCGGTTTTACGCCGGATTTCTTCGGATGACGTCGCTGCCGCGTAGTGCGTTTGCACAGACACACGACAAACGAAAAGAGTATAAGCAGAAAGATGGTGCCGAATGTGCCCATGATCAAGCCAAAGTACCAGAACGTTTCCGGTGTCTTGACTAACACATGTTGCACAATTTCTGTTAGATAAATGCTGATATTTTGTGTTGCCACACCCACCACATTCGAACCAATACACGCATATGTGCCTGCATCCAGGCTGGTCATATTAAAGACAGTCAAATTACTCCAGAGTTTGTCCGACGAGATCGACTCTGCGTCGAAGATCACATTGTCATTATCCAAGATTTTGCCATTCAGTTCCCAGGTGACCTCAGGTAATGGGTCACCATATACCAGACAGCTGAACGTCGTATTGCTTCCTATGTCTATATTCTGTACATCTTCATTGTTGAAAAGCTCCACTTTGGGCATGCAGCCGAATTGCTCCTCTTCCACATTCTCCCACTGCTTATCTTTCTGCACCGGCGGTCCCTTACACAGCAGACTGATGCTGTTCAATTTGCTCTTCACATACCAGTTGCGAAATTTGCGTAACTTACAGTTACACTGCCATGGATTCTCATCCAGAACGAGTGTCTTCAGATTCGTCATATGCTGGAAGACATATTCACTGAGGCTCTCcagcaaattatttttcaaataaagaaaCTCCAAGAGATTTAGATTCGCCAAAGCCATGGGATCCACATATGAAATCAGACAGTTATGCAGGTCCAATGTACGCAAATGCGGCAGTATGGGAAACTGATAAGCCACCAGCTTCTTCAGCGGATTACCATTTAGATAAAGTATGCGTAGGCGGTCGTTACCCATAAATGTATCTTTGTCGATCATCTCAATTTTGTTGTCTGACAGATCAATCTCCACTAAGATTTTCAAATTGCGAAATGTCTCTTTGTGTACATATTGCACCTCAGACTTTTTCAGATAGATGCGTTGCAAGTTCAGCAGACCCAAATTGGTGAATTCCTCTCGATTTAGATAGGGTATGTGGTTGTCGTTTAGTACGAGCACTTGTAGTTCTGTACTCAGCGTTGTTGGTATGGCGGTGAGTTGTAGCGAACTGCAGATGGCTGACTTCTTGCCATTCGTCCACTTACATGTACAGTTGGAGGCACAACTCGCCGACCAATCATCGCCGGCTGCATATGGCAACAACATTAGTAGAATGTTGAGCGCAAGGAAAACTGTTTGAGGAAGAAAGGGTAGGAAGAAATATTAGTTATAATAGTAGTTAcactagaaaaaaatatacataagattttattaaaagtggCTTGGCAACTTATAATACTATGCACTGGCTTCTTTTTGAAGTTAAAGCACATAGTATCGAACTGCCGGGAAATTGGAATATATCTGTTAAAATGGGACAAAAACCAATCACACAAGATGTGAATTATATGGATGTtagatgaaaatataattttaacttcGAATATACCTGTAATGATtccaaaataaaagaaagaaacGCCACCATGTATAAAGGAAGAAAGAGATGTCCCAGCAAGACGATACACCATGTCATAAGTCTATGAAACCGATGGCAAGTACATGTGTATGAATTGGTAATCGATTTATTTCCGCATCTAACATATTCTCTAGATCTAATCACTAACATCTGTTTATTCTACTCATATCTCAAGAGAATATTCACTGGAGAGAAATTGGTATATAAAAATTGGAAGATTACTATTTATGACGTATCGTCGTATTATCCGATCATGTGAAGTGAATTATATAATGAAATGGTAttttgtcaacaaatatgttatctaaaaaccataaaaattttTCAGTCTCTAGAACGATTTGCGGAAAATGTATAACCAAAACAAGTCTCGAAAAGCTAAGGAAATGCAAAGAGGATTGACAGacattgtgaccagaaagtttccgacAATTGTCATTTAAACTACCCGCGCTGtatatttttcagcactttttgtttgtttagttggtagcactgtctttaattactatgccaaaaatgagcgcggtctgtcaaccagtttgtttgcagcagctgttgaaatcagtgAACCTCAAtagtgttttgcgattttttcaatggaaaaaaatattgaacaaagaatttgcatcAAACTTTTTGTTTCGAATCGAATTTCGTGTGCGGAATCGTTGCATATATTAGAAAAGGCTAATGGTGAATCTATTTTATCGTTACCCTGGTCTCCAACTGGTAGAAAGCCTTTAAGGATGGTCGAGAAACCATCGAAGACATGCCTCGTTCAGGTCATCCTTCGACGTCTTccactgacgataacatcagaaaagtgaaggaaatcgtGCTAGAAAATCGTCATGTGAGTGTTTGGGAGATATCATGTAAGCTAAACATCGGTCGtgaatttttgcaaaaagaccgCACCGAGCTGTAGCTTTGAACAATTTTAAGACCAAATACTcgttcaataaaataaaattcgcagagggaactgatGGCGATTTTcaatgattggaaaaagaggtctcatatgtgtatcgcttcagaagaaGCATATTTTGAGGgcggcaaaataaatattaagaaagattaaaaatttttcgttttatttaataCGTAAGCTTCGACAGCTAAGTGGCAGTAATAGCGTTGAGCTCATAAACTAGGCGCTTAAAATTAGTCAAGGAGTATCTATATTCACTGGAAATGCTGAGTCTGATTGTGACCTGATATATGGACTCGCTAATATCTTTATGTGTTTTTCAAAGtaattcttcaaaaatttgttaatttatatatttttagaatttttaaaaaatttttataaaatgtattaattttaataatataaaaaactcaTCAGAAAACGCTTTACTAACTATATTTTCCCACGTACAGGTTCAATACCTGCATTTCGCCCACATAAATCGCTCCACTTCAATGCGGATTCCGAAAACATTGTGACGTTTGGCATGTCAATGGCTCAGCAGCTATCGAACAAAAAGGCTTTTGCTTACGTCATACATAAATCAGTGTAAGTGCAATGTTGCAATATGTGCCACACAAATATGCAAGCGTGCAACACTTGCCTTAAGCTCATACAACGGGTTATattaacacatatgtatgtatgtatatgtaacggTACACGCACTCACCTGACAAGCAAATTGCAATACAATTTCTGCTCATATTTGCTGCGATTGCCTTTCTGCGCGCTTCAATCGAATGGCTATCGCTCAAAGTTATTGTaactgctgtttttgttgtttttgatgcTGCTGTGGCACTACACCGTAGTGcttactgttgttgctgttgcatatATTTCACCACTATAGCTGCTATTAATGGCAACTCCCGCTACGTACACACCTGTTCCACTAAAGATATTGtgggtgtgtgggtgtgtgtgtgcggcaaGCCAGCGATTTAAATGCGTTGCCGACACAGCAGTTGACGGAAGTTGCAAGAAGCACAGCGAAAACTATAGCAAGAAAAAGAGGAAGGATATGTCACAATCAAGAGCGGCTGTTCGTTCGCTCCGCTCTGCTGTATCacggtgcgtatgagtaactttaaCGCAGGTATATTTGCCTGCTGTTGTTGACGGGACGTGTGTCCTTGTCGGCGCTCGACCGGAAATAGTATACCAGCGTTTGCTGGCGATATCAGCAAACTAATGTGCCAATGcaatgcttttgttgttgttgttgctgtcgtttGTCATGCGAAACGGCTGTGCCGCACCGAACTCGCCTATTGGCAAACGTATGCCGTTCAAGCTGCTGTCGTCGTTTGCCtcgtcgtttttgtttttgttgttgctcttgttgctgtggtttttctctctttatttgcCGTTCGGTTGCTGCTGCGGCATGTGTGTTACCATAAACTGGCGTATTGTGTCGTTGTTGGCGGCCTATACGTTGGCAGCTGGTCTGTCTGCTGATACCTTTGCGCCGTTGACGAAAATTGATGGACTTTGCTTGCAACGCTGGTAGCGCACGCTGtgtgtcgtcgtcgtcgtcgccgTCGTAGTTGTAGTAGTAGTTGTGGtgccactgctgctgctgctgcttttgcAACGCCTCCAACATCACTGCCAATGCGTGGCTGCTTTTAAGCTGCCGCTTGCCGCTGGCACTTGATACCCTTTCGCTGTTTTGTATTCAGTTCGTCTGCGTTGGCCGCCAGCTTTGtacttgctgctgctgttgccacTTCGCATTTGGCTTGGTGGACATTTAACTGTttgattgttgttattgttgttgtattttgcaAATTCGTTCTCTACTTTGCTTGGCTTGTTTCAGCGCGTGTCGCTTTGTTGCTgcggaaattttattatttcatttgttttcgttACTGTCAGCCAAGCTGCCACACTGTTGCAAATGCGTTTGGCTCGCTATTTTAATCTTGCCCTTTTTGTGTAGCATGCCACATGCCGTCCTTTACTTAACACCGCGAGCTATAGCAAcacagttgttgctgttgctgttgttgtacacGTTTCACTTCGATTGTTTGCGATCGCTATTGAGCAACTGAATTGGCAATTTTTCCTCCATTCAGTTGCTCATTCACACGTTCACACGCAGCACTGTGCAACACCAGCtacaaatactttttttgttcGTTTCCTGTTTATTCGCTCAGGTGGCGTTGTTGCAACATCTGTGTGACGCAAATGTATTTGCACGCAGCTGCTGGCATTGCCGTTGGACGCTGGTCCGTTATATTTGTTACACTTGAACGCACTTCTGGCTGGCACTCTGGTGCATATAACGGGTTTCTGTGCTGTGACTCCTTTCGGTGCGCCTAAGTGTTACTTGCCACCTGCAATGTAACAagagaaaatgtgaaaataatatatagattgcgattggttgttattgtttttgtattaagcACATGTGATGTATTGTGCAACAcaagtttttcatttaataaatggTTGTTGCATATTAGGGGACACAATATGCGCATGCACAATTGAAGCGTAATAACTAGTATGCATGACTGGTTAACGGGGTGAGGTAAAGCATTGCTGGCGTCACGTCAGAGAGCTGATAAGAAGTACAATTGATTACATGCAAAAATgctgcgaaagtataaaaagcaacatgttgccagtgaaataaaaattcttcTTACGAGATATCCTTTGAACGACTTTGAATGCGTGGCTAAAGCTTCTGTGGGTGTATGGGTTCCAGGGGttaggaatgaaaaaaaactaaaaaagaagcGTGtctgttaacttcggctgcaccgaagatTTAATACCCTTTACACGCGGATTTCTTATAGCAAAAGGGTATACTGATAGATCGGTTTGCATGGAGACTATATACTAAAGTGGTTTGATTTCAGCAATATGTTCAAAGATTGTAACGTTGTTTTGGTCAATaatgtatgccaaatttcatgaaaatatcgtctcaaatataaaagttttccatacgagaacttgattttgatcaatcagtttgtttagcagctatatcttataatGATTTGATATCAGAATATCCGATAAATATATAGCTTCTTAGATAGATAAGGACATGTGAAAAATTacatatcgatatctcagaaactgagaGACTATTTCACGTATATACAAACTGAGAGACAGGCagaaggacatggctaaattgacttagCTCGTaaagctgatcatttaaatatatatatatatatgtataccttacAGAGTctttgacgtttccttctgggtattttTTGTAATAGCAAATATAGTCGAAACTAATCTAGTTTTATAATTGATTTACAATTTCGCCAAAAGAAGATATTTTTATGtgatattattttgtaaaaaacttCTTCCAAATCATGAAAGTATTTCTTGCCTTTAATTAATGCAAACAAAAGGTCCGATTGTGACTTAACTTAACCCTCCCTAACTAGTTCTACTTTTTTCCTCGTCTTACCGTCACCATTCCCAATACTAATCAAATCGAATCTAAAATTTAGTTCCGGGCGATACTACTGAAGAGTATGTAAATAGCGTGTATGGATAATTCAGTAAGTGAACTCGTTTCAACAGAAGAAACTCAACACTTTTCAATGCAATACTTCATACGACTCTGAAAAATGCtattcaatatttcaataatgTCTAAGAAATCCAATTGTTCTCATATGTCTTTTCCAATTTCCTT
The sequence above is drawn from the Bactrocera oleae isolate idBacOlea1 chromosome 5, idBacOlea1, whole genome shotgun sequence genome and encodes:
- the kek6 gene encoding uncharacterized protein kek6; translation: MSRNCIAICLSVFLALNILLMLLPYAAGDDWSASCASNCTCKWTNGKKSAICSSLQLTAIPTTLSTELQVLVLNDNHIPYLNREEFTNLGLLNLQRIYLKKSEVQYVHKETFRNLKILVEIDLSDNKIEMIDKDTFMGNDRLRILYLNGNPLKKLVAYQFPILPHLRTLDLHNCLISYVDPMALANLNLLEFLYLKNNLLESLSEYVFQHMTNLKTLVLDENPWQCNCKLRKFRNWYVKSKLNSISLLCKGPPVQKDKQWENVEEEQFGCMPKVELFNNEDVQNIDIGSNTTFSCLVYGDPLPEVTWELNGKILDNDNVIFDAESISSDKLWSNLTVFNMTSLDAGTYACIGSNVVGVATQNISIYLTEIVQHVLVKTPETFWYFGLIMGTFGTIFLLILFSFVVCLCKRTTRQRRHPKKSGVKPSVSFNDQEKKLLDLSITTTTADRGDSCIMDNNTTTTMSKTESVIGFEPIEIHATENMRANHNHHQLTHQQAHQQAHQQQLQQHHAHMAGASGGGSGSGTPNSIMAPNRQQLMAVADGSCSVVGIPTSMASVVAGSTHPSTIPEEFPLNVGVFPPPPEFCSNIVPNPAYGNIFISVSVTQDMLDGADISMYPDLLNIPKRQLNADGSTVQTGVSVTSGTIGGNTNATTTTMLPSGTTTAVNVSSFATLPRNHQRRGILKKDSSLQHQHSLQQQQQTNLYPHDEIVSYHNLDTTYSQGYQEHQQQQQQQQQQQRQAYAANIVGLPPPPPPPAAANLSAQCHHNQAAAAVAAAINSKACAACIGTLSPPPPSCSTPPTTMDATPLRPLCKGSAGGTAASGNAGLKYDNMGRRITASGNSTLSLPDEADEECLEDETRFIEEACSIKQGQQQQDCQQQKPTAAHTTTASGNTKVADAGGGAEYVSL